From the genome of Fusobacterium varium, one region includes:
- the yjiY gene encoding Inner membrane protein YjiY — MFSFIISIIALIVGYIIYGKIVEKIFGIEPDRVTPAKKLSDGVDYVEMGWKKAFLIQFLNIAGTGPIFGAVAGAMWGPAAFLWIVFGCIFAGAVHDFLIGMMSLRKNGASVAELVGENLGNGARKLMVVFSIILLVLVGVVFITSPAAILNDLTGIDKMVLIGIIIIYYLAATVLPIDKIIGRIYPIFGIALLVMAVGIGIGIVVQGYNIPEIALHNFHPAKQSIFPYLFITIACGAISGFHATQSPMMARCLQNEVEGRKVFYGAMISEGVVALVWAAAAMSFFGGTPGLGEALGHGGAAVVVNRISNSVLGKVGGALALLGVVACPITSGDTAFRSARLTIADAIGYKQGPVANRFIVAIPLFIVGISLCFIDFNILWRYFSWSNQTLATIALWAAAKYLNNHGKNYYIALLPAMFMTVVVTDYIVIAPEGFVRFFHETPVATIEMIGLICGLVLSAVCTLGFFKSLKKEKIVEANV, encoded by the coding sequence ATGTTTAGTTTTATTATTTCAATAATAGCTCTAATAGTAGGTTACATTATTTATGGAAAAATAGTTGAAAAAATATTTGGGATTGAACCAGATAGAGTTACACCAGCTAAAAAATTAAGTGATGGTGTTGATTATGTGGAAATGGGATGGAAAAAAGCATTTCTAATTCAATTTCTAAATATAGCTGGAACAGGACCTATATTTGGAGCAGTAGCAGGAGCAATGTGGGGACCAGCAGCATTTTTATGGATTGTATTTGGTTGTATATTTGCAGGTGCCGTTCATGACTTTTTAATTGGAATGATGTCTTTAAGAAAGAATGGAGCAAGTGTCGCAGAATTAGTTGGAGAAAATCTTGGAAATGGTGCAAGAAAGCTTATGGTAGTTTTCTCAATTATTCTTTTAGTACTAGTTGGAGTGGTATTTATAACAAGTCCAGCTGCTATATTGAATGACCTTACAGGAATAGATAAAATGGTACTTATTGGAATTATAATAATTTATTATTTAGCAGCAACAGTATTACCAATAGATAAAATAATTGGAAGAATTTATCCAATATTTGGAATTGCTTTATTAGTAATGGCTGTGGGAATAGGTATAGGAATAGTAGTTCAAGGATATAATATTCCTGAGATAGCTTTACATAATTTTCATCCAGCAAAACAATCAATTTTTCCTTATTTGTTTATAACAATAGCTTGTGGAGCTATAAGTGGATTCCATGCTACTCAATCTCCAATGATGGCTAGATGTCTTCAGAATGAAGTTGAAGGAAGAAAAGTATTTTATGGTGCTATGATTTCTGAAGGTGTTGTAGCTCTAGTATGGGCAGCAGCAGCAATGAGTTTCTTTGGTGGAACTCCAGGATTGGGAGAAGCATTAGGACATGGTGGAGCAGCAGTTGTAGTAAATAGAATTTCTAATTCTGTATTAGGAAAAGTAGGAGGAGCTTTAGCTCTATTAGGAGTAGTAGCATGTCCAATAACATCAGGAGATACAGCTTTTAGAAGTGCAAGACTTACAATAGCAGATGCAATTGGATATAAGCAAGGACCTGTAGCAAATAGATTTATAGTTGCTATTCCACTATTTATTGTTGGAATTTCATTATGTTTTATAGATTTTAATATTTTATGGAGATATTTTAGTTGGTCTAACCAAACTCTTGCTACAATTGCACTTTGGGCTGCAGCTAAATATTTAAATAATCATGGAAAAAATTATTATATAGCTCTTCTTCCAGCAATGTTTATGACAGTTGTTGTTACTGATTATATTGTTATAGCTCCAGAAGGATTTGTAAGATTCTTCCATGAAACTCCAGTGGCTACAATAGAAATGATTGGGTTAATATGTGGATTAGTATTATCAGCAGTATGTACTTTAGGATTTTTTAAAAGTTTAAAGAAAGAAAAAATTGTAGAAGCAAATGTATAA